One segment of Choloepus didactylus isolate mChoDid1 chromosome 15, mChoDid1.pri, whole genome shotgun sequence DNA contains the following:
- the LOC119510071 gene encoding 40S ribosomal protein S25-like, which produces MLPKDDKKKKDAGKSAKKDKDPVNKSGGKAKKKKWSKGKVRDKLNNLVLFDKATYDKLCKEVPNYKLITPAVVSERLKIQGSLARAALQELLSKGLIKLVSKHRAQVIYTRNTKGGDAPAAGEDA; this is translated from the coding sequence ATGCTGCCCAAGGACgataagaagaagaaagatgCTGGAAAGTCGGCGAAGAAAGACAAAGACCCAGTGAACAAATCTGGGGGCAAAGCCAAAAAGAAGAAGTGGTCCAAAGGCAAAGTTCGGGACAAGCTCAATAACCTAGTGTTGTTTGACAAAGCCACTTATGACAAACTCTGTAAGGAAGTTCCCAACTACAAGCTCATAACTCCTGCTGTTGTCTCTGAGAGACTGAAGATTCAAGGTTCCCTGGCCAGGGCAGCCCTTCAGGAGCTGCTTAGTAAAGGACTTATTAAGCTGGTTTCAAAACACAGAGCTCAAGTAATTTACACCAGAAACACCAAGGGTGGAGATGCCCCAGCTGCTGGTGAAGATGCATGA